The genomic window GATACAAAACGAGCATCGCGAGGCCCTTAGCAATCAAACCGAGCGCCTTGCTTAACAATCCGGGCCTTTCAACGTGCATCATGGCCGCCTTTTCGGGGATCTATGTATTCAAACATTGTCATCGTCGCTTCAAAATAGAATCGTCTTGAAGACCACTAATGAGTCACCAAGCACCCAACCGCGCGATATTTGATTTTATGCAGGAGCACGAAGCGCGTGCCCTATCTTGCTGATGCCTTTAACACAGTGCTAAATAACCTATTAAAACAAGTGCGTCCTGCCAGACGCCCTTCCAATTATTGATATGCGAACACAGAGAGGATTAAATTACATTTGGATTTTTGTAAACTCCATTTGTGATTTAATTTGAAAGAATTTGGCTAGGAAAGAAGTCGAGCCCAAGACAGACCTAGGAAGACGCCTCCGCGCTGTGAGGGCCGCGTTCGATATCGATGACCGGGATGTCTTCGCCAGCCGACTGGTGATCAGCAAAAGCGGTCTGGCGCACTATGAACGGGGCGAACGCGTGCCCGACGCCGAATTGCTCTCTGCCTATCACCGGGAATTCGGCGTGAACATATCCTGGCTCGTCACGGGTCATGGAGATATGTTCGAAGGCGGGCAATCAACCAGCACAGACCATGGCTCACATCAGCTGCTGATCGATCTGATCAATCCGCTCGGAAGGCTGATAAACAAGGTTTATCGCGACCACGACGTCAGGATAACCGACGATCAGCGCTTCGCGGAGCTGACCAGATGGCACAACAATCTGACCAGTCGCGCCGGCCCTTCCTTCGAATGGAACGATCTTATGTCCCAGTTGCCCTGGGTGGAGCAAAGCCTTGGCGAGGAATTGCGTTCGAAACGGGCAAGTGCTGAAAGCAGCAAAAGATCGGCAAGCTGATCGTTGATAGCAGGGCCAGCACATCAGCAATGTGGTGGTTTTGCGGGAATGTCTGTGATGCGCACGTATTTTTCCTTTGGAAAACCGGTTGTTGCCGATAAACATCAAGCCGGGACAACAGGATTTCGATCACGTCATGCTTTCACTTCGCCTGCTAACGATCATCGCCGGTTTTGCCTTTGCGGGCTCAGCAAGCGCGGCATCGATTGGCATTGTTGCTCCGCAGAACGGCCCTTACGAGCTTCTGGGGCAACAGGTGCGGCAAGGTGCCAAGGCAGCGGCGGCCAAGCTCGGGCTCGATGTCGTCGAAATCCATGAGAGCTGCGAAGACGGCAGCGGTGGTGCGATTGCCGATGGCCTGGTGGCCGCCAAGGTCAGCGCCGCGATCGGTTTTTTATGCACGGAGACGCTTCAGGGCGTTCTGCCGCCATTAAAGGCGGCCGCCATTCCCGCGATCACGCTTTCCAGCCGTGCGCCTATCCTCATGGAAGATTCCCTGAAATATGGCTGGCCGCTTTTCCGTCTCTCCCCTTCCGACAGGGCCGAATCGGACAGGGTCGCTGAAATCATCCTGCGCGACTGGAAGGGGCATTCGATCGGGCTTGTGGACGACGGCACGATCTATAGCCGCGAACTTATCGACCGCATCCGCTCGTCGCTGGAGGAAAACGGTCTCAAACCAACCTTGTCCGATACGATGCGCCCCAACCAGGAGCAGCAGGTGGCCCTGGTGCGCCGGCTGGCGCGAACCGGCATTTCCCATGTCTTTGTGGGCGCGGAGCGCAACGACGTCGCCATCATCGCCAGAGATGCCGCATCCGAAAATCTTCCTTTGACCATCATGGGCGGTGACGCCATGAATGCGGCGAACAACCCGGTTCCCCTCACCGCCAATGTGCTGGCCGTCACGCGCCCGGCCTATGATACCCTGCCGTCGGCCCAGGCGATCACCGGAGAGTTGCGCGGCGCCGGCATCGAACCCGAGGGTTACGTCCTGCCGGCCTATGCTGCGACGGAACTGACTGCCGCCCTCGCGGAGGCGGCACAAGCGCAATCGAAACCCGCACCGGAGATACTGGCTGGCGGCACCGTCTTCAAAACCGTCATCGGCGACCTCGGCTTCAACCCGTCACACGACCTTTCCGACAATCCCTATCGCCTGCAGCGCTGGAATGGCCAGCGCTTCGAGCCGGCGGACAAGGCGGAAAGACAATAGGCAACGCGACATTCGCGTAAATTCGATGAAACACGGCTGAAAACGGCGGGCAAGCGCGCCACCAGCCGTTTCAAACCCCGATACTTGATGTTAAAGGCAGCTTACGCAACGCGTCGAGAGGAGTTTGCCCCATGTCCCTGCCCATCCGCATAGCCCCGTCCATTCTGGCTGCCAATTTCGCCAAGCTGGGACAGGAAGTCGCAGATGTCACGGAAGCGGGCGCGGACTGGATCCATCTCGACGTCATGGACGGCCACTTCGTCCCCAACATCTCCTTTGGGCCTGATGTCATCAGGGCGCTGCGGCCCCACAGCATGGCCTTCTTCGATTGCCATCTGATGATCGCACCCGTCGATCCCTATCTCGAAGCCTTCGCCAAGGCCGGCTGCGACAGTATCACCGTGCATGCGGAAGCGGGACCGCACCTGCACCGCTCGCTGCAGACGATCCGCGGGCTTGGCAGGAAGGCCGGCGTGACGCTCAATCCCGCCACGCCCCTTTCCGTCATCGAGAACGTGCTCGACGATGTCGATCTCGTCCTCATCATGAGCGTCAATCCCGGTTTCGGCGGGCAGAAGTTCATTCCGGCCATGCTCGACAAGATTCGCGCGGCAAAGGCAATGATCGGCGACCGGCCGATCGAACTGGAAGTGGATGGCGGCGTGACGGCGGAAACCGCAGGCGCGATCATTGCCGCCGGCGCCAATGCGCTGGTGGCAGGCTCGGCTGTCTTCAAGGGCGACGGCGTTGCCGACTACCGCAAGACCGTCGCACAGTTGCGCATGGCGGCGGAAGCCGGGCGGACGTAACCCGCCACCGCTAAATGCGGAAAGGCCGGACGGCACGACAGGCGTTGGGGGGCAGGCGTTGGGGGATAGTCATGGAAAGCGACAGGCGGGATTTCCGTGAGACGGCTTCGGCAGCGCTGTTCCTGGCTCTCGGCGCCCTTGTCTGGGGCCTCTGCTCAGCCGCTGCTGCCGCCATCGGGCTCTATATCCGAAACCGGCTGGAAACCGACCATGCCGCCGATATTGTCACGCTTTTCTTCTGCGGCGGCCTTTTAGGCTGGCTGCTGGCCGTCGCGGCTTTGCGCTTCCTTCCGGCCTCCACTGCCCTGCCACTGCGTTTCGCGGCAGCCTGTCTCGCCATCGCTTTCTTCACCCTTGCCGTTGCGGCGGCATTTTTCGCGTTTCAGTACCGTATCTTTTATGCGCAATGGCACGCACCGGCCTTTTCCCGCATCTGGTTTTTTCAGCAGCTCTTCACCTCGCTCGGCGCGGTCTACCAATTCACAATTCTCGGCCTCGGACTGTATTTTCCCTTTGCAGCTCTTCCGCTCTTGGCCGCCGGAGCAATCCTCTGCGGGCGTGCGCGGCAAGCGACATAGCCATGCAGCTTGATAGATTGAGATTACCGGAACACTTTGCTAAACGGGCAGCAAAATTCCTCCACAAAGAAAGTCATTGCCATGATCCCTCGTTACTCCCGGCCGGAAATGGTCGCCATCTGGTCGCCGGAAACAAAGTTCCGCATCTGGTTCGAGATCGAGGCACATGCCTGTGACGCACTGGCCGAACTCGGCGTCATCCCCAAGTCCGCTGCCCAGACCATCTGGGAAAAGGGCGGCAGCGCCACTTTCAACGTCGCCCGCATCGATGAAATCGAAGCCGTGACCAAGCACGACGTCATCGCCTTCCTCACCCATCTTGCCGAATTTGTCGGCCCCGACAGCCGTTTCGTGCATCAGGGCATGACCTCGTCCGACGTGCTGGACACCACGCTCAACATCCAGCTCGTCCGCGCCGCCGATCTGCTGCTCGCCGATATGGACCGGGTGCTCGCGGCTCTGAAAACTCGTGCCTTCGAGCACAAGAACACGGTGCGCATCGGCCGCAGCCACGGCATTCATGCCGAGCCGACCACCATGGGCCTGACCTTTGCGCGCTTCTACGCCGAGATGCACCGTAACCGCGAGCGCCTCGTCAATGCCCGTGCGGAAATCGCCACGGGCGCGATCTCAGGCGCCGTCGGCACTTTCGCCAATATCGACCCGCGCGTCGAGGAACATGTCTGCGCCAAACTCGGCCTCATTCCCGAGCCGGTCTCCACGCAGGTCATCCCGCGGGATCGCCACGCCATGTTCTTCGCCACCCTCGGCGTCATCGCCTCGTCGATTGAAAACGTCGCCATCGAAATCCGCCACATGCAGCGCACCGAGGTTCTCGAAGCGGAAGAGTTCTTCTCTCCCGGCCAGAAGGGTTCCTCCGCCATGCCGCACAAGCGCAACCCGGTTCTGACCGAAAACCTGACCGGCCTTGCCCGCCTGGTCCGCATGTCCGTCGTCCCGGCCATGGAAAACGTTGCCCTCTGGCACGAGCGCGATATCAGCCACTCCTCCGTGGAGCGCGCCATCGGCCCCGACACCACGGTCACCCTCGATTTCGCGCTGAACCGTCTGGCCGGCGTCATCGAGAAGCTGGTGATCTACCCGGACAACATGCTGAAGAACATGAACAAGTTCCGCGGCCTAGTGCATTCGCAGCGCGTTCTGCTTGCCCTGACACAGGCCGGTGTTTCGCGTGAAGACGCCTACCGTCTGGTACAGCGCAACGCCATGAGGGTGTGGGAACAGGGCGCGGATTTCCTCGAGGAACTGCTGGGCGACGAGGAAGTGCGCGCCGCCCTTCCCGAAGAGACCATTCGTGAGAAGTTCGACCTTGGTTACCACACCAAGCATGTCGATACGATCTTCACCCGTGTCTTCGGCAAGGCCTGAGAGAACTCCTTGAAGTTAATGCCGCCGCGGCCTTGATCGCGGCGGCATCACAACACAGATATGGGCGCATGAAAGTTTCAGAAGCAGATATCCTGATCGTCCCCGGTTACACTAATTCCGGCCCCGACCACTGGCAGAGCCGCTGGGAGCGCAAGCTTTCCACCGCCCGCCGTGTCGAGCAGGCCGAATGGTCGAAGCCGGTGAAAGAGGACTGGATCGCCCGGCTGGTGGAAGAGGTCAACGCCTCCACCAGGCCCATCGTCCTGGTCGCCCATTCGCTTGGCGTGCCGACCGTCATCCACGCCCTGCCGGAAATCGGCAAGAAGATTTCGGGCGCGCTTTTTGTCGCCCCGCCCGATGTCGCCAATCCCGATATCCGGCCAAAGCACCTGATGACCTTCGGGCCCTACCCGCGCGATCCACTGCCGTTTCCGGCAATCACCATCGCCAGCAGGAACGACCCCTTCGGCTCCTATGAACATGCTGATGACATCGCCGCCGCCTGGGGTTCGCTGCTGGTCGATGCCGGCATGTCCGGCCACATCAACACTGAGTCCGGCCACGGCCCATGGCCCGAAGGCGGCATGGTGTTCGCCCAGTTCCTGAGCCGGCTGAAGGCAGTCGAGCCCTGAAGGTGGTGGCCATTTGGACCGCCTCCCCTTCAATCGGCCCCGCAAGCCGATTTTCCAGGCGAAGCGGTTTCCCGGGCCTGTCACAAGAATTGAAGGGAAATATGCCAGCCGCATTGTAGAATGCACTCTTTTCCTTTATGGGACCGCTTCAAAGACCAAACGCAACGCCACCAGAATCGGCGTCAACCAAGAGACCCGCCATTATGAACCGTCGCCGCCGTATTTACGAAGGCAAGGCCAAGATCCTCTACGAAGGTCCGGAGCCAGGCACGCTTATCCAGTTCTTCAAGGACGATGCGACAGCCTTCAACAAGAAGAAGCACGAAGTCATCGACGGCAAGGGTGTGCTGAACAACCGCATCTGCGAATATGTCTTCACGCATCTGAACAAGATCGGCATTCCCACCCACTTCATCCGCCGCCTCAACATGCGCGAGCAGCTGATCAAGGAAGTGGAGATGATCCCGCTTGAGATCGTCGTGCGCAATGTTGCCGCCGGCTCGCTCTCCAAGCGCCTCGGCATCGAGGAAGGCGTGGTGCTGCCGCGCTCCATCATCGAGTTCTATTACAAGTCGGATGAGCTGGAAGACCCGATGGTCTCCGAAGAGCACATCACGGCCTTCGGCTGGGCCAACCCCGCCGAGCTTGATGACATCATGGCGCTTGCCATCCGCGTCAACGACTTCCTCTCCGGCCTCTTCCTCGGCGTCGGCATCCAGCTCGTCGATTTCAAGATCGAGTGCGGCCGGCTGTTCGAAGGCGACATGATGCGCATCATTCTGGCCGACGAGATTTCGCCCGATAGCTGCCGCCTGTGGGACATCGAGACCCAGAAAAAGATGGACAAGGACCTGTTCCGCCGCGATATGGGCGGGCTTGTGGAAGCCTATTCCGAAGTGGCGCGCCGTCTCGGCATCATCAATGAAAACGAACCGATCCGCGGCACCGGCCCTGTTCTGGTAAAGTAATATCGGCCCCGTAAAGTTATATTGGCCTCGTAGGGTAAATCAGGAGAAGATCAGGTGATCAAGGCACGGGTGACTGTTACGCTGAAGAACGGCGTTCTCGATCCGCAGGGCAAGGCAATCGAAGGTGCGCTCGGCAGCCTCGGTTTTGGTGGCGTCGACCATGTCCGTCAGGGCAAGGTCTTCGATCTGGAACTGGAAGGCGCCGACAAGGCCAAGGCCGAGACCGACCTGAAGGCAATGTGCGAAAAGCTGCTGGCCAATACGGTCATCGAAAACTACGCCATCAGCATTCTTTAAGCTCCAGGAGCCGCCGCCCATGAAATCCGCTGTCGTCCAACTTCCCGGCCTCAACCGCGACCGCGACATGATCGCGGCTCTGACGAAAATCTCCGGTCAGGCGCCCGTCACCATCTGGCAGACGGAAACGGATATTCCCGATGTCGATCTGATCGTCATCCCCGGCGGCTTCTCCTATGGGGACTATCTGCGCTGCGGCGCGATTGCCGCCCGCATGCCGGTCATGCAGGCCATCCGCGAAAAGGCCGAACAGGGCGTCAAGGTTCTCGGCGTCTGCAACGGCTTCCAGATTCTGGTTGAAGCCGGCATGCTGCCGGGTGCGCTGATGCGTAACGCTTCGCTGAAATTCGTCTGCCGTGAAGTGAAGCTCGAAGTTGCCAATAACGACACCGAATTCACCCGCGCCTACGACAAGGGCCAGATCCTGCGCTGCCCCGTCGCCCATCACGACGGCAACTATTTCCTCGACACGGATGAGCTGAAGTCCGTGGAAGGCAACGGCCAGGTCGTGTTCCGTTATGCTGAGGGCACCAACCCCAACGGCTCGCTGAACGACATTGCCGGCGTCATCAACGCCAAGGGCAATGTTCTCGGCATGATGCCGCATCCCGAAAATCTCATCGAAGCCGCCCATGGCGGCAATGACGGCCGCGGCCTCTTCGCCTCGGCACTCGGCGTCATCGCAGCCTGATAGACCGGGCGGGCTTCAAGCCCGCCTTTTTTGATGCCGGCTTCCGGCTATGTTTCGGCTTCTCTTCTGGATGACCTGATGCCCCGCATTCTTCGACACGATGCCTATAAAGCCACCGGACTGATCCTCGCGGCCGTTGCACTTGCCGCCTGCCAGCCGAAACCACAGCCGGTCGCCTCCGTCTCCCGCGCGGCCTTGCCGACGATGGAACGGATCGCGCTTGGCGCCAATGCCTGCTGGTTCAAATCGGGTGATGCAGCGTTCAAGGCCTATCGCCTCGCGCCGGAACTCAATTCTTTCTCGGGCCGCCCACGCATTCTGCTCGTGCCGCGCAACAGCCCGGAATCCCGCCCCATGCTGGTGATTCAGGCTGAAGGCAACCCGGCAAAGCTCGACGCCTTCGGACCCGTGATGAGCGAGGCCATCTCCGGCCGCATCGCCACCGACGTCAAGCGCTGGGCCAATGGCGGCAAGGGCTGCTGACCGGCGCCAAGTGAAAATCCAATAAAAAAACCCGCCAGCGCCGGTTGGGAATGGCGCGGCGGGCTGCCGAATGGCTTGATGGTGCCGGGGAAAGAAGGCACCGCTCTCCGACAAAAAAATCAAAGCGACCGGGAGGGCCAGACGAGAAGCCGCGATTTTGCGGCCTCGATGAGAGCCTCATCCCGCGTAACGCCGATATCATGCAGAAGATCGTCGGACAGTTCCCGCAAAGCGAGCCGTCCCTGCCGTTTCCGGTGCCAATTGAACATGCCCGCAATCATGCGACCAATAAGCGTGCGGGCGATCTTGGCCGGAAAGGGCGCCGGTGCGACCATGTCGCCGGCATCGCGGAACACGCGTTCCCGTTCGTAGCCATCAGGATAGAGTGTATCCGCTGTCGAAAGGTATTGATCCATCTTGCGCATATTGCACCTATTGTCTCCGTGGGTTTGATCTCACTCAATGCAGACAATAAATACAATTGACTTGCGCACCGATACAATGCATAAATTGTCACCATGACAAATTGGCTTCCTGACATTACCGAGGGCGACGGCCCGATTTACCTTCGCCTTGCGGACAGTATCGAAGGCGCGATTTCGGACGGAACCCTGGAGGCCGGTTCGAAATTGCCACCGCAGCGCAATCTCGCTTACGATCTCGGTGTGACAATCGGTACAATCAGCCGAGCCTATGGCCTCATTCACGAACGCGGCCTCGTCAGCGGCGAAGTCGGCCGCGGCACCTATGTCAACGAACGCAAGACCCCTGCCCCTTTATCGCCCGTGGAACCGCCAGCATCGGCATTCGGCGGCACGCGCTTCGCCATCGACACCAGCGCCGAATTCCGCCTGAACACCACGGCAGCACCGGATGTCGGCCAGGGTGCGCTCGTCAGCAGGCATGTCGAAGCCCTCGCCAGAGAACATCCTTTCGAAATTTCCAGCTACGCCCGCAGCTTTCCCGACAATTGGTGTATGGCGGGCGCTCGCTGGCTCTCCCAGAACGGCTGGTCGCCGAAGCCGGAAAACATCGTCTCGACGCTCGGCGCCCATGCGGGAGTGATGAGCGTGGTAACCGCAATGACGGCGCCGGGTGACCGCATCGTTTTTGAGCCCGTCACCTATTCCCACATCAGCCGCAGCGCCACCCTTGCCGGGCGTCGCGTGACGCTGGTGGAGGCGGATGAAAAAGGTATCGTCCCTGATGATTTCGAACGCATCTGCGCCCAGCAACATCCGAAGATGATCTTCCTGATGTCGGCGGGCCAGAACCCCACCTGCGCCACCCTGCCCGAGGATCGGCGGCGGGCAATCGCCGATATTGCCCGCAGATACGGCGTATGGATCATCGAGGACAATCTCTACGGTGCCATGACCCGCGAAGCGATCCCACTCATTGCGGAATTCGCGCCCGATATCACCTTCGTCGTCGGTGGCCTGTCGAAATCCGTCGCGGCCGGTGTGCGGGGTGGCTGGGTCGCCTGCCCGGCGCAATTTTCATCGAGAATACGAATTTCGCATTCGATGCTGACCGGCGGATTGCCCTTCATGCTGGCCGAACTGAATGCGCGTCTCGTCAATAGCGGCGACGCCCACGACATCCGCAAGGATTGCATCGCCGAGATCAATCAGCGCGAGGCGATCGCCAGACGCATCTTTGCCGGGCTGGAATTCAATTCCCTGCCCGATATCGCCTTCATGTGGCTGAGGCTGCCCGAACCCTGGCTGTCGGGCACCTTCCGCAATGCCGCCATGAAGGAAGGCGTGCTGATCGACGACGAGGACGAGTTCAAGGCCGGCCGCTCGGAAAAGGTATTCCACCGCGTCCGCATCAGTTTTTCCGGACCTTCCACGCGTGAGGAACTGACACATGCCTTCGGCATCCTGCGCAATTTGCTCGACAATGGTTCATCCGGCTATGAAAGCGAGGCATGACGCGGGGTGCGGCCGTTCAGGCGTCGCCCGCAACAGGTGAATAAGGGCAAAAACCGCCCATTAGCCAGCAAACCGGCGCATTTTCCTGTCGCGCCATGGAGCCTCTTGCGCTAAAGAACCGGAAACTTTCCTCGGCTCGAACCGCGTGAGACCTATGTCGATTTCAAACTCCATCAAGATCACCCCGGAACTCGTTGCATCCCACGGGCTGAAGCCCGACGAATACCAGCGTATCCTCGACCTGATCGGACGGGAGCCGAGCTTTACCGAGCTTGGCATCTTCTCGGCCATGTGGAACGAGCACTGCTCCTACAAGTCTTCCAAGAAGTGGCTGAAGACCCTGCCGACAACAGGACCGCGCGTCATCCAGGGCCCCGGTGAAAATGCCGGCGTGGTCGATATCGACGATGGCGACTGCGTCGTCTTCAAGATGGAGAGCCACAACCACCCGTCCTATATAGAGCCCTATCAGGGTGCGGCGACCGGCGTCGGCGGCATTCTGCGCGACGTCTTCACCATGGGCGCCCGCCCGATTGCAGCCATGAATGCACTCCGCTTCGGCGCGCCTGACCACCCGAAGACCCGTCACCTCGTGGCGGGTGTCGTCGCCGGTGTCGGCGGATACGGCAATTCCTTCGGCGTGCCGACTGTCGGTGGCGAAGTGGAATTCGATCCGCGTTATAACGGCAACATCCTCGTCAACGCTTTCGCAGCCGGCCTTGCCAAGTCCAATGCGATCTTCCTCTCGGAAGCCAAGGGCGTCGGCCTGCCGGTGGTCTATCTCGGTGCAAAGACCGGCCGTGACGGCGTCGGTGGCGCAACCATGGCCTCGGCCGAGTTTGACGAGTCGATCGAAGAAAAGCGCCCCACCGTTCAGGTCGGCGACCCCTTCACCGAAAAATGCCTGCTGGAAGCCTGCCTTGAGCTGATGAAGACCGGCGCTGTCATCGCCATTCAGGACATGGGTGCCGCCGGCCTCACCTGCTCGGCTGTCGAAATGGGCGCCAAGGGCGATCTCGGCATCGAACTCGACTTGAACGCCGTACCGGTGCGCGAAGAGCGCATGACGGCTTACGAAATGATGCTGTCGGAAAGCCAGGAGCGCATGCTCATGGTTCTCGAGCCCTCCAAGGAAGAAGTCGCCAAGGCAATCTTCGTTAAATGGGGTCTGGACTTCGCCATCGTCGGCAAGACCACCGACGACCTGCGCTTCCGCGTGCTGCACAATGGCGAAGAAGTGGCCAACCTGCCGATCAAGGAACTCGGCGACGAGGCTCCCGAATATGACCGCCCCTGGACGCCCGCCAAGGTGCCCGCAGCGCTTTCCGAAAACGACGTCCCCGCAGCCGATATTGCCGATGCGCTGGTGTCGCTCGTTGGTTCGGCCAACAATTCCTCGCGCCGCTGGGTCTATGAGCAATATGACACGCTGATCCAGGGCAATTCCCTGCAGCTGCCGGGCGGTGATGCCGGCGTGGTGCGTGTCGAAGGCCATGACAAGAAGGCGCTCGCTTTCTCCTCCGACGTGACCCCGCGTTATGTCGAGGCCGATCCCTTTGAAGGCGGCAAGCAGGCTGTCGCCGAATGCTGGCGCAACATCACCGCCACCGGCGCCCTGCCGCTGGCGGCCACCGACAACCTGAATTTCGGCAATCCGGAAAAGCCTGAAATCATGAGCCAGCTCGTCCATGCCATCAAGGGCATCGGCGAAGCCTGCCGCGTGCTGGAATTCCCGATCGTCTCCGGCAATGTCTCGCTCTACAACGAGACCAATGGCCAGGCGATCCTGCCCACCCCCACCATCGGCGGCGTCGGCCTCCTGAAGGATTGGGGCCGTATGGCGCGCATCCGCTTTGCCGCGGCTGACGAGGTAGTGCTGCTTATCGGCGCGCCTGCCGGCCTCGGCACGCACATTGCCCAGTCGGTTTACATGCGTGACGTTCACGGCCGCACCGATGGCCCGGCGCCGCATGTCGATCTCACTGCCGAGAAGAAGAACGGCGATTTCGTCCGTGGCCTGATCACCGATGGTCTTGCCACCGCCGTTCACGATTGCTCCTCGGGTGGTCTCGCCCTTGCAGTTGCCGAAATGGCGATTTCGTCCGGCATCGGTGCGACGATCGATGCGGTCGAAGGCCATAATCCGGTTCTCACCTTCTATGGCGAAGACCAGGCCCGCTACGTCCTGACGGTCAAGAAGGCTGATCTCGACAAGGTGCAGGCGGCTGCCAAGGCGGCAGGCGTTTCCTGCCCGGCAATCGGCTTTACCGGCGGTTCCGCCGTAAAGCTGGGCACGGCGCGGGCTGTCGAGATTAAAGAATTGCACTTGGCCTATGAATCGTGGTTCCCTCAATTTATGGATGGCGAAACTTTGATCGCCGCAGAATGAATTAAGGAGAAACACCATGCCCATGAAACCCGGCGACATTGAAGACATGATTAAGGCGGGAATTCCCGGGGCAAAGGTCACGATCCGCGATCTGGCCGGTGACGGCGACCACTACGCGGCGGAAGTCGTTGCGGATGCGTTCAAGGGCAAGACCCGCGTGCAGCAGCACCAGATGGTCTATGACGCGCTGAAGGGCAATATGGGTGGTGTTCTGCATGCCCTTGCCCTGCAGACCTCGGCTCCCGAATGATTGTGGCGGTGAAAGCGGTGCCGGCAAGGCAGTCTCACTGTCTCGCCGACGCATAAAGGCCCCGAACTAAATCAAAGGCCCGCGTGACACTCTCGCGCGGGCCTTTTCATATCAGGCAAAATGGGCAAACGATGCTTACAAAGCAGGCGGGCTCTGCGAATCCAGATCGGCAAAGGATGCCGCCGGCAAAGGCCCCGCCGTCAAAAGGGTGAAATCGTAACCGGACTTGCGGTCCGGCCCGAGAACATATTGCCGGTGCATGCGCAGGAAGTTGCGCTTGTTCTTCCTGTAGCGCTCCGGCGAAAGCGAGTGCTTGAAACGGATCGGCACGATCTTCGGCTGCGGGGCATCGCGGTGGCCCGTCAGCGCCACCGTGTTGCAGCGATAGAGATGGATCGGGTCGGTGAGGCACTGGATATCGAACCATGTCACATCAGGGTGACGTGCGATTGCGCCGACGCTCTCGCGAAGCCGTTCCGCGCTCGACAGGAACGCACATTGCAGCGCCGCACCGCCCAGTGTCGCGAAAGACAGCTTCCGTCTATCCAGCGCATCCGGCTTCAGCTCCAGCACGCGGCCGCTGACCGCGAGCGCGAGGCTGGCGCCCATGCTGTGCGACACCACCAGAACCTCATCCGACGGCTGTTCGAGCGCGGCCACAACAAGCGCTGCCCTCTCCTCGATCCAGTCACGGGCGATCGGCTCATCGCGGCCGACCGCGAGCGCGAAGCGCCAGTCCGCATAAAGATGCAGGGTATGAAACCGCTCCGCGAAAGGCAGGAACGCCTTCACGAAAAACAGGGCGGCAGCGGGAAGGCTGACCGCCAGAAGCCAGAGCGGCAAACCT from Agrobacterium tumefaciens includes these protein-coding regions:
- the purL gene encoding phosphoribosylformylglycinamidine synthase subunit PurL, with the translated sequence MSISNSIKITPELVASHGLKPDEYQRILDLIGREPSFTELGIFSAMWNEHCSYKSSKKWLKTLPTTGPRVIQGPGENAGVVDIDDGDCVVFKMESHNHPSYIEPYQGAATGVGGILRDVFTMGARPIAAMNALRFGAPDHPKTRHLVAGVVAGVGGYGNSFGVPTVGGEVEFDPRYNGNILVNAFAAGLAKSNAIFLSEAKGVGLPVVYLGAKTGRDGVGGATMASAEFDESIEEKRPTVQVGDPFTEKCLLEACLELMKTGAVIAIQDMGAAGLTCSAVEMGAKGDLGIELDLNAVPVREERMTAYEMMLSESQERMLMVLEPSKEEVAKAIFVKWGLDFAIVGKTTDDLRFRVLHNGEEVANLPIKELGDEAPEYDRPWTPAKVPAALSENDVPAADIADALVSLVGSANNSSRRWVYEQYDTLIQGNSLQLPGGDAGVVRVEGHDKKALAFSSDVTPRYVEADPFEGGKQAVAECWRNITATGALPLAATDNLNFGNPEKPEIMSQLVHAIKGIGEACRVLEFPIVSGNVSLYNETNGQAILPTPTIGGVGLLKDWGRMARIRFAAADEVVLLIGAPAGLGTHIAQSVYMRDVHGRTDGPAPHVDLTAEKKNGDFVRGLITDGLATAVHDCSSGGLALAVAEMAISSGIGATIDAVEGHNPVLTFYGEDQARYVLTVKKADLDKVQAAAKAAGVSCPAIGFTGGSAVKLGTARAVEIKELHLAYESWFPQFMDGETLIAAE
- a CDS encoding PLP-dependent aminotransferase family protein, producing MTNWLPDITEGDGPIYLRLADSIEGAISDGTLEAGSKLPPQRNLAYDLGVTIGTISRAYGLIHERGLVSGEVGRGTYVNERKTPAPLSPVEPPASAFGGTRFAIDTSAEFRLNTTAAPDVGQGALVSRHVEALAREHPFEISSYARSFPDNWCMAGARWLSQNGWSPKPENIVSTLGAHAGVMSVVTAMTAPGDRIVFEPVTYSHISRSATLAGRRVTLVEADEKGIVPDDFERICAQQHPKMIFLMSAGQNPTCATLPEDRRRAIADIARRYGVWIIEDNLYGAMTREAIPLIAEFAPDITFVVGGLSKSVAAGVRGGWVACPAQFSSRIRISHSMLTGGLPFMLAELNARLVNSGDAHDIRKDCIAEINQREAIARRIFAGLEFNSLPDIAFMWLRLPEPWLSGTFRNAAMKEGVLIDDEDEFKAGRSEKVFHRVRISFSGPSTREELTHAFGILRNLLDNGSSGYESEA
- a CDS encoding BolA family protein — its product is MPMKPGDIEDMIKAGIPGAKVTIRDLAGDGDHYAAEVVADAFKGKTRVQQHQMVYDALKGNMGGVLHALALQTSAPE